Below is a genomic region from Hemiscyllium ocellatum isolate sHemOce1 chromosome 24, sHemOce1.pat.X.cur, whole genome shotgun sequence.
caggcagcatgaggAGGGAGAGAAATCAACATGTCGGATGTAACTCTTCTTGAACTGAAcagcctatttctgttcctattttgcATAATCTTATTGTTAAGTATCGGAATTTTGTCCGTGCTTTCTAAGAAGCTTAGTCTAAAAGTCAAGTAACTTCGGGGTGTAAGTTAGCAGCCTTAAAATTGTTCCCTCCTGTTTTTTCTTTCTTATTCTAATTTCAAATCATGAATACATGAAGGCTGAAGAGCGTTTAAATCACACTATGGTTCAACATGCCATATAAAGTGACATGTTATTTCCTTGATATAAGCATTGGTGATTCggatttaaaagaaaacatcTTTTAATCAAAGGTAAAGGGGCGATATCAATTATAAATATTAGAAAGGTGAGTTTGACGTTAACATTTCGAAATGCTCGTTTtggaatgggggggtggggccTAATTCCAAAGAGGCTTCCGTAACCGGAAGTAGAAGCCGTGGCGTCGCCCCGTCTGCTGTACTCCTGTAGTTTGTGGGTAACCGGCGGCAGCAGATATGCCTCGCTTTGCTCAACTCGTGATGGGGCCTGCAGGCAGTGGGAAGGTATTTAATACCATTCAGGTCTCGGCAGTAACGACATAATCTTTTTATTTGGCGCACAGGAGTGAAAAATATGGATTGTCTTAATTATGCTGCTCCTGAGCCAAAACCGACTCCCTGATTTTATCAACATTATTAGCTTTAACACTCAGGAAAACCCCGAAATATTAAAGATTATTATCATGTTGTACGCTTATTTTCGTAATAGTCATAATCTTTCGTTTAAAACATGTGTTGTCATGAGATTAAAAATCTTTCACAAAACTTGCAACTGGAAATATGAATAATTTTTAATCCCTTCTGATTTTTAGCTGGAGTAATCCCATCATGTTGCACCCTCTCTTTATACTGCACGTTCCTCTGTACTTtacttcaaatatttatcaatttctgcttAAAGTTTGTAATGTGCTAAAGCTTTGTATTCAAACATTCCATGCTTCCAACAGCTGTTATTTTTTTTAGCTCTCTGCTCACTTTAGTTAATTTGAAATTGATGAGCCTTTTTCTTTTTCTGCTTCatagtttaaaataaaagtttaatTTTCACCTCTCTCCCATGGAATTAATTCTAATCTCTCCAGTCTATTCTCAGAACAGTAGATTTCAATTGCTGGTGTTGTCACTATGTTACAGAATGTAATGTAAATCACAGGGAAAGGCTATTCTAATATAGGTCATGTATTTTATTGGTCATCAACTTTAAGGAAAATTACATCTAGTAAATTATATTGTGCCAACcttctttgtattgttttaatTAGTCTTCAAATGACACATATTTAAAATGCCAAACATTTTTTGGATTTTACTTTTTGATTTATACAATAATTTAAAACAATGATTTGAACCTCTTGATGAAATTGCTTTACGATATGGTCCTGTGCTCTTTTATACTTTGTGAACCCTAAAGATTATAGAGTGGATATTAAAAGTAATTACAATTACCTGTAAATGGGTAAAATTATACAATCTAATCTTTTGAAACAATCAAAGCTCATGGACTAAAACCAAGCATCTAAATACCTGTCGACTGATGAATATTACTAGGTACATCTGTGAATTGgaatggcacaatggctcagtggttagtactgataCCTCATAGCGCCctgaacctgggtttgattccacccttgggcgactgtctgtgtggagcctACGTattttccccgtgcctgcgtTTCTTTCTgctggttgctccggtttcctcccacagtccaaagatgcacaggttaaatggattggctgtgtgaaattgttcatagtgttcagggatgtgtagactggGTGGATTaggcagggttgcagggatagtgtTGGAGGATGCATCTGGGcagaatgctcttcggagggttggttggacttgatgggctgaatggcctgctctgcactgtaaggattctatgattctacaatttGCAAATTTCTAGTTATCAAGCTACCTGTAGGAATTAAATTGTAAAAGAAACAGATTTGAGATTTTAAATTTCATTATACATTTaacggtggctcattggttagcactgctgcctcacagcaccagggtcccagattcgatttcagcctcaggtgagtgtttgtgtggagtttgcacgttctcccgtgtctgtatgggtttcctccgggtgctccggtttcctcccacaatccaaagatttgcaggtcaggtgaattggctatgctaaattacccatagtgttaggtcagttagtcagagggaaatgggtgggttactcttcagagggttggtgtggactggttgggccaaagggcctatttccacactgtaggtaatctaatctaaacacactTTGAAGGTGGATTTGTTATCTGTAATTTCAGAGCACTTACTGTTCCACTATGCAGCAGCACTGTGAGGTGTTGAATCGATCTGTGCAGGTGGTGAACCTTGATCCTGCTGCAGAATACTTTGACTATCCTGTATTAGCAGGTGAGTTGACTAATAACTTTGCAATGCATCTTGAAAATATTCTTTTGACAACTTCAACAAAACATAAGGAATTGAAGTTTGTTTTTCCAGCTAAAGAGTGTAAAGACTGTATGCTGTTTGGATATCACGagcagaaatggggatgttcgcaGATGATTACATAAAGttaagcaccattcatgactcctcagatactgaagcagctggTGTGTGTATTCAACAAGAATATCCAAGCTTGGCCTAGTAagaggcaagtaacattcgtgccacatgaatgccaggcaatgacatcTCCAATAATGAAAAGAATCTTAACAGCCACCCCTTGATGTTTAattgctgaatctcccactatgaACAGTCTAGGGGTTGTcactgaccagaagctgaactgaaTCAGTTAAATAGAATCTGTGATTATGagaataggtcagaggctaggaatgtgGTTGTGAGTAACTCACCCACTGCTTCCCTAAAGGCAGGACCATGATGTAATTCTCTCTACTTGCTTGGGTGCAACTGAAACAACATTTCAAcctaacaccatccaggacaaaaaaaGCCAgtttgattggcacctcatccacaaccttcaatattcactttcTTCACAACAGATGCACAATGGCAACACTGGAACATCTTCAAGATGTTTgaactcaccaaggcttcttcaacAACATCTTCAAAATCTGAAACTCTGCAAGCTGGAAGGAcgaggataaggacagcagatgcatggggatCTCTCCACTTCCAAGCTCTAAACTACATAccttcctgagttggaaatattgctattccttcactttttgctggatcaaaatcctggaggtcCCTTCCTAATAGGGTTATATTTGTCCCTACACTTAAAGGACTGCATTATTTGAAGAAAACAACTCGCTACCACCTCCTCCTGGGTAATTGGGATATATGATAAAGGCTAACCTAGCCACCATtttctacatcccatgaatgaatagaaatcaGATGGTTATCCCTATCTTCACAGGTCTTATTGGATAACTGAATGAAAACCGAAAATGCTGAGCTGTGTGCAAACAAATATCAGCCCCACTAATTTTGGGAAGTGTGCTTTGTTTTATATACCAtggttattttctttttttaaaattactgttGTCTAAATTTTTTTTTGGTAGATATTCGGGAGCTCATTCAAGTAGATGACGTGATGGAAGATGATTCCTTGAGGTTTGGCCCAAATGGTGGGCTGATTTTCTGTATGGAATACTTTGCCAACAACTTTGATTGGCTGGCAGATTGTCTAGGACATGTGGAAGATGACTATATACTATTTGATTGTCCAGGTGGGTGGCAATCGATATGTGCGATGGAATAGTCCATTATGCAGTTTATGTTTAGTAGGATTGTGCAGAAAACTAggttcaagattagagtggtgctgggaaagcatagcaggtcaagtagcatccaaggagcaggaaaatgaggCTCATtcatgataaagggcttttgcccgaaacatcgatttttaaaaaaaaattattattttttatttttcccctgctccttggatgctgcctgatctgtgctttaccagcaccactctaatctccagcatctgcagttcccagTTTTGCCTTATGCAGAGACTAACCTAAACTCAAGCGTGGGTCAGCTTTATCACAGTTATTTGGTTATCAGTTATAGATATGAATGCGTGAAGACCATAATGAATCTTGGAGTTGGAAGCCAGTGCCCCTGCTGTTAATGTAAAGTGTTGAAGGTCCTGGCACTGCATTTAAGGGGTACTCAGAGAGGCATGTGCCCTGCAAGCCGATAACATCTCATGCTCTTAGGTGGACACCTGCAGCTGAACATTTTGGCCCAAATATATTCCTCTGTCGCTTGACGAGACAGTCCTTTCAGCCTTGCCCATTCTACTCCAGTCTCCGTCTCTTGGTCTGTGCCCTGTGCAACTTAGACTATTGCCATCCAATCTCAATCATGGTATGGCAGAGATGAAGATTTTTCCAAAGAAGCCAAAACTACTCTCTCCAAAATCCACTAAGTACACTACTTTGCCTGCTGCATGCCGCTGGTATGTTGGGAAACTTAAAGAAGAAAACTGAAGAACTATTGCTGAGAGAATGCCCATTGTGGCTGTGCAGGTTCTTTGCAAGCTATCTAGTTAATCCCACTGTCAGCTTTTATTTTAATGTTACTGTTGAATATATTTGCACCACTTCTTTAATGTGGTGGAAACCAAATGACACTTTGCCAGAAGCAAAATTCccctcatctcacctctggtGTTTTTCTGATTACGTTACATCCCTGTTTGCAAGTTAAACTCTCTTTCTTCTTGGGCTATAAGTGCAATTAATTTATTGCATTTAATCTAGTGTATTTGATTAAGCACAGTAAAATTTATAATCTTATCAAAGTAGTAGTCTTTCATTTAGAACAAATAATTAGAGTTTCTAGAATACCAATTTTGAGCTCTTCCTGTTGTTTTCCCCTCACTTCCTGAAGGTACTGATTCATGAAAGGTGATGATAAGTTGAACACATTTTTACATGAGAATTTTAACTGAGCCCATTATATGTAATAAGTTTTGATTTTGGGTCTCCAAATTTTTTTTGTACTAATGTGATTTTATTAATTCATTACAGGTCAGATTGAGTTATATACTCACCTTCCAATAATGAAGCAGCTCGTGGAACAGTTGCAGCAATGGGAGTTTCATGTCTGTGGGGTATTTCTTGTTGACTCTCAATTTATGGTGGAGTCATTTAAGGTAATCTTCACCTATGTAGTGTGAAGTGGGATTTATATACAGCAAACTCTATTTTAGCCAACACTCTGTGAACTATGCTTTTGATTTAAATGGCAAAACTTATGTACCTCAAATACCAGAAGTTTTATTGTGATCTCCACAATGTCTGAGTAGACAGTTGTGTGCAAGTGAGAAGGTATCTCTGCTGGTAAGTTTTAATCAAGGCAAAATTGCATTATTGTTTGtgtatgctgtaaataaagtacacGTTtctgttgaagagcttatgctcgaaatgtcgactctcctgctctcagatgctgcctgaccggctgtgcttttccagcaccacgcccttcggctctgacctccagcatctgcagtccgtaCTTGCTCCCTGTAAATAAAGTATCCAAGGTGTCATAACCTTGAAATCAAGATAGAGTCCACACTCTCAGCTTGTGCTCAAAATACAGCATTACAGAATCAAGACACTGCCAAGCAGACAAGGCGACAGAACTACAGCacgtacatgcacaccaagaactagaaactggagaaacctggcATCGCCACCAGCAGCAGCCAAACCTCCCCTGGCACCACAGTTGAAAATATTATCACCATGGGGAAATCTATCGTCAACTTTTCGGATCACACCCTTTAACCAGAAGAGATTGAAATTCTCAGCCAAGGGCTCAATTtttgccccaccaccaaaatggacccctTTGGTCTTACAGCAGACACGGGAGGAATTCATCAGACAAATGAGACTCTGGGAATTCAAGATGTCAGCAAGCCAGCAGAAAAAGGTGGAGCCatcatcattcagaatagaaTGGGCTACTGCAAGGAAGTATACTGACAATTGAACAActaggaacactacaggcaactagtGGCCAATCTGACCAAAGGACACACCCGTGAACTAAACGCATTGATCAAGACTTTTGATCCAGTCCTTGAGTATCTACCCACTCTCATCCCACATACTTCTCACATAGGGGACTTTTACTGCCTTCCACAGATACACAAAGTCAACACATCTGGTTGTCCCATTGTGTCAGGCAACGGAACAGTGTGTGAGAATCTCTGACTATATCAAGGGCATCTTGAAACTCATTTTACAGGGGGCCCCCATCTTCTGTCGCAATACTAGATTTTTACAGAAGCTCGGCTCCCATGGActagtcgaaccgggaacattcctcgtcacgaTGGAAGGTTTCAACACtcaacaccagcatcccccaagATGACGGCATCGCTCTGACAGACTCGGTACTCCATACCAACAACCGCCAATTTCTGAGcaccgtcctacaactcatccgcttcatCCTCGACCATAATCTTTTtgcctttgacaaccagttcttcttcCAGATATACACAACAACCATGGGGACTAAATTTACACCCcaaatgccaacattttcatgcacaagtttgaacaagacttctttgctgcacaggacctccaaccagcaCTATATGCCAGacatattgatgacattttcttcctttggatCCATGGCAAGGAGTGACTGGAATAACTGCACAGTGATATCAAGAAGTTTCATTCCATCATCAGACTTCCCATGGACTACTCTTcaatatctgtctcattcttgaatACACATCTCCATCAAGGCTGGGCACCTCAATGCCTCACacgactgcaaacccacagataacctcacgatgctTCCACCCTAAACCAGTTTTAAAATTGAGACACAGCGAGACTCTAACCTGACACCTTTTAATATGttatctgagctgaaatgtcacttagttttattttaaataatctcGAATCTGACTGGacaaaagttctgggatttaataATAATGAAGtaaaaccattctaaaagatgacttAACAGcgatctagatttgttcaatgtatcacttcttcaattgcatgacactgttttgctatcaattctgtgttctatgatccagccccactagttacctgatgaaggagcagtgctctgaaagttgtacttccaaataaagctgttggacgataaccccatagtggttagcactgctgcctcacagcgccagagacccgggttcaattcccgcctcaggcgactgactgtgtggagttcgtacgttctccctgtgcctgcgtgggtttcttccgggtgctccggtttcctcccacagtccaaagatgtgctggtcaggtgaattggccatgctaaattgcccgtagtgttaggtaaggggtaaatgtaggggtatgggtgggttgcgcttcggcgggtcggtgtggagttgttgggccaaagggcctgtttccacactaagtaatctaatctaatcaatctaaaaaaacctggtgttgagatttttaactggccatcccagtccaacaccagcatctccacatcataaataaagtataacagtgacaTATATACTGTCTGAATTATGTCTCTATTGCTTAGTTTGTATTTTTACATTgtttatgtggacctcttgatcaactGACACCCTTCTGGTCTCATAGGTGCCATTTAATAAAAAGTTTGCTCTATTTCATGTAATTTATTATAAACTTAGAATTTTGGCTTTTCAGTTAGTAACTTGTGGCTTTTGTGTTTTGTgtttaataattaacttgtaGTATTTCTGTGGCCATGCTGATTACTTTTAAAACAGGTTTGGGAGCATGGCTTGAAGTGAATGGATTTGGTGGAAAAATAATAGACCTTTTTTGTTTTGCAACTCAGCAAGGTAAATAATGGGACTCCAAGTTTGTTATAGATCCTGAGAAATTTCTTAGTTTTAAGAGAGTTTTAGTTTGAGTTTTGAGCAGTCTGACAAAGTCCTTGGAATAAGAGACTCTGAAGACCAGTGTtcctgagaagggaaggatatatGATGTAGTAGGTTGCCTAAAGCTGAGCATGTTTAAGCAGGTGTATGATAGCTTCTTCCTGTAGTTACAGTCACAAATAACTtacgaaggacctgttcctgtgccacACTGACATAAACCAGCCTAGGTGTTGTATGCAGGAATTTTGGTGTGAGTCTTGAATGGACTATTTTTTTGTACGGgtgtattttgatttgttttcaaaTTTATAGTGGAGTGTTTTGTGATAAGTGGCATTATAATTTAATgatctttgctttattttatctCCATTTCTTCTGATAATTCTGCTATGTTATTAAAACAAATTTTGCAGCATTCCACGCTTTTGTTTCAGTGGACCACTTtgttaaaatcaaaacaaatcaataTATGATTTCAATATGTGGCTGTCAAGACATCCCAGtctgtctgggatctgacttgtttgTCAATACTACCACCATCCCCTCCATTCCCTTTAGAGGGGcagttttaaaaattcactgtgacactgaaATCACTCATCTGGTGGATTTCATGGAAAACTTCTTTGTCTTTGTTGCTCTATGATTTAAAGTGCAATATCTCGTGCACTTCATCACAATTTTTCTGTTAATTCATGTTTATCTTGTTAATTTTAGATGTTCAAGTACAAGGTGAATATTATTTACCACTTGCTCTGTTGACTTTTATACAGTGAACTTTCTTCTGCTTGTTTAAAATTCTGGAGTCTTTTTGTTTAGGAAATAACTGGGATTTCCAGTAACAATTTTTAGCTACTTTAAACAAAAGGTGACTGGTATTTAACTGGATCTTAACCAGATTTGGGGTCTGGTCTAGGATGTTAATGTTTATAAATGATGGTATAAATCTGACATTTATTGTAAAATGTGCAGACGTGTTAacatttgtacttttttttagTTTGTATCAGGTGTTATGGCAGCACTCAGTGCTATGGTGTCTCTGGAAATTCCTCAGGTCAACATCATGACAAAAATGGATTTACTTAACaaaaaagcaaaaaaagaaattgaaaagtaAGCACACCTTTGTTTGTATCTGATGGTCCTATTTTCACATAATGTAACACATTGCACTGTTCTTGTCCATACTTGCTGTATACCTTTTCAGAAATTGAGTTATGTTGACCATTTTTAGATTCTGTTTTGATTGACAACAGACTgcaaaaaattatttttaaaatttatagttCAATTATTGATGCAATTGTAGGCGTTTCTTGTGATGCTACATGCCCAAAGTAAATGCCCACATTTATATCATATGTAAAATTCATTTGAGCAACAATAAATTTggaactttttttattcattcatgggatatgggcattgcttgTCTAGAAAGTGATATACTTGGAATTATGTTTTGTAGGCTAGTGGAGATTGACATTAGGAGTATTCAAAATTCAGTTGTGTGCTGGACACTTTTCACAAATCAGCCTTTCCTTCACCTTGACACTTGTATGAACATACTTGAATAAAGGATTCATTTAAATTGTAGATACTGTTAAAATATTACATACTTAAGGATGTGGGCATTTGTTTGGATACTTCCTGGATGGGGATTGGTAGTGGCTGGACAGAGACTCTCCATTGCTTTCTGGTAGTGTTTTATTTTGTAATTGCTGTGATGCCTGCAAaatattctcttttttttcccttttctgtcAGCATGCCCTTCCCAGTATAGAGTACACAATATGGACttgggttgaaaaatgtgttgctggaaaagcgcagcaggtcaggcagcatcaaaggagcaggagaatcgacgtttcgggcataagcccttcttcaggaagaagaataaaccctaaagaagggcttatgtccaaaacgtcaattctcctcctttgatgctgcctgacctgctgcgcttttccagcaacacagttttcagctctgatctccagcatctgcagtcctcactttctccttgttgggCTTGGGGCAGTATTGGGATCAAACTGTGAGATTTTCCTGTCTTAAAATAAGTTCAAAAACTGCCATGCTGATGGGCAAATAACAAGGAGGTACTTTTTGTTTATATATACATGTATGATGGGGCATTATCCTATTGGagagcatttgcagtaatttgttctTAGTTATCCTAATGGAGtagtttgcacattttttttctgacaaaGTATTTTACATTTTTGCATGTTTGAGggcttttttttatagatatttttattgggaatttaacattttgacaaatttacaaaaataagcagaattttcaagcacaaacattaatataaaaatagatcttaaatatataatcatcaaaattcaactaatccacaatcatccagagtgtatagttgagtcgcttacatccttcaaataagagaa
It encodes:
- the gpn3 gene encoding GPN-loop GTPase 3: MPRFAQLVMGPAGSGKSTYCSTMQQHCEVLNRSVQVVNLDPAAEYFDYPVLADIRELIQVDDVMEDDSLRFGPNGGLIFCMEYFANNFDWLADCLGHVEDDYILFDCPGQIELYTHLPIMKQLVEQLQQWEFHVCGVFLVDSQFMVESFKFVSGVMAALSAMVSLEIPQVNIMTKMDLLNKKAKKEIEKYLDPDMYSLMQDSTETWKSKKFKKLTKAICELVDDYSMVRFLPFDRSDEECINIVLQHIDFSIQYGEDFEVKEPKEQDDNTEDPSASEQFFQGSVAD